A window of the Sphaerobacter thermophilus DSM 20745 genome harbors these coding sequences:
- a CDS encoding vitamin K epoxide reductase family protein, with translation MIRGTGWQTASLALAIPGVLVAGYLTYSHYDTGALVCTVGDCKTVQNSPYAEIAGIPISILGMGMYLAVIGLGFLRRTRPAWASTATMAAFALVLSGALYAAYLTYLEIAVIEAICQWCVTSAVLTLGILVAEGVLLWRFLGAGESEIA, from the coding sequence GTGATCCGCGGAACTGGTTGGCAGACCGCCTCGTTGGCCCTGGCGATCCCAGGGGTGCTGGTCGCCGGATACCTGACCTACAGCCACTACGACACCGGCGCACTCGTCTGCACCGTCGGCGACTGCAAGACGGTGCAGAACAGCCCCTATGCGGAGATTGCGGGCATCCCCATCTCGATCCTCGGGATGGGGATGTACCTCGCGGTCATCGGCCTGGGATTCCTCCGCCGGACTCGGCCGGCCTGGGCCAGCACCGCCACTATGGCCGCCTTCGCGCTGGTCCTCTCCGGCGCGCTCTACGCGGCCTACCTGACGTACCTCGAGATCGCCGTGATCGAGGCCATCTGCCAGTGGTGCGTCACGTCGGCGGTGCTGACCCTCGGCATCCTGGTCGCTGAGGGCGTCCTCCTCTGGCGCTTCCTCGGCGCCGGGGAGAGCGAGATCGCCTGA
- a CDS encoding sensor histidine kinase, with protein MTVMPDGGVLLDHLTRLLARVSDRDGVVEAALDLVLTLGAVNAAVFLYDPEQGGAVLAGHRNHPPDLVEQWQRLSLDEETLITRAIRTGEYQFIADLPAVADQLPKTADAAVRTGFRAAAACPLLVDGQPVGAFACGFDTAPAGDDLAKVLGAIAQAIAVAVEHSQRFRRVRDEHVFLRSVVDRLPEAVIIAEGPEQRLTVVNRAVRYLLGTAPSVGMRLVDWAPQCPCRDAEGTPFTLETHPLVRAATGETLHGVEMSVERPDGSVLFVLGNFAPLRDQAGHLVGSVGIMQDITWRRELEQEKDDFLAVAAHELRTPLTTIRGHLQLIMRRADRLPEDIRGRIEIVQEQVERMTQMAVRLLDVSRIGMDRLDLHRTEVDLGELIAGVVRRYEPRLVNHQVVLALPERPVVGWWDGPRLEEVLANLLDNAIRHGPPGTQITIAAGDLGDRARLEVCDEGPGIPEDVRPHLFTRYTRSRRDSTGGSGLGLGLFICHGIVSAHGGQIDVESRPGEGCRFWVELPK; from the coding sequence ATGACCGTCATGCCTGACGGTGGTGTCCTGCTTGACCATCTGACTCGGTTACTCGCGCGTGTGTCTGACCGGGACGGCGTCGTGGAAGCCGCCCTCGATCTCGTGCTAACCCTCGGCGCGGTCAACGCGGCCGTCTTCCTCTACGACCCCGAGCAAGGGGGAGCGGTTCTTGCCGGGCACCGGAACCACCCGCCCGACCTGGTGGAGCAGTGGCAGCGGCTCTCTCTCGACGAGGAGACCCTGATCACGCGCGCGATCCGCACCGGCGAGTACCAGTTCATCGCCGACCTGCCGGCCGTGGCCGACCAGTTACCCAAGACGGCGGACGCCGCCGTACGGACTGGCTTCCGTGCAGCGGCGGCCTGTCCGCTCCTCGTCGATGGCCAGCCCGTGGGTGCCTTCGCCTGCGGGTTCGACACTGCGCCGGCCGGCGACGACCTGGCGAAGGTGTTGGGCGCCATCGCGCAAGCCATCGCCGTCGCGGTGGAGCACTCCCAGCGCTTCCGGCGCGTCCGCGACGAGCACGTGTTTCTCCGGTCGGTCGTCGACCGCCTGCCGGAGGCGGTGATCATCGCTGAGGGCCCAGAGCAGCGGCTGACGGTCGTCAACCGCGCGGTGAGGTATCTGCTCGGCACCGCGCCCTCCGTGGGGATGCGGCTGGTGGACTGGGCGCCGCAGTGCCCCTGCCGCGACGCCGAGGGCACGCCCTTCACGCTGGAGACCCACCCGCTGGTGCGCGCCGCGACCGGCGAGACCCTGCACGGCGTGGAGATGAGCGTCGAGCGCCCGGACGGGTCCGTCCTGTTCGTGCTGGGCAACTTCGCGCCGCTGCGCGACCAGGCGGGGCACCTCGTCGGCTCGGTAGGGATCATGCAGGACATCACCTGGCGTCGGGAACTGGAGCAGGAGAAGGACGACTTCCTGGCCGTCGCCGCGCATGAGCTGCGCACCCCGCTCACCACCATTCGCGGCCACCTGCAACTCATCATGCGCCGCGCCGACCGCCTGCCGGAGGACATCCGCGGGCGGATCGAGATCGTGCAGGAGCAGGTGGAGCGCATGACCCAGATGGCGGTCCGGTTGCTCGACGTCTCGCGGATTGGGATGGATCGTCTCGACCTCCACCGCACCGAGGTCGACCTCGGCGAGCTTATCGCGGGGGTCGTCCGCCGCTACGAGCCGCGTCTGGTCAATCACCAGGTGGTGCTTGCGCTCCCGGAGCGGCCCGTGGTCGGCTGGTGGGACGGCCCGCGGCTGGAAGAAGTGCTGGCAAACCTGCTCGACAACGCGATCCGTCACGGCCCACCCGGCACCCAGATCACCATCGCGGCCGGAGATCTCGGCGATCGGGCACGCCTGGAGGTCTGCGACGAGGGGCCGGGTATCCCCGAGGACGTCCGCCCCCACCTGTTCACCCGCTACACCCGGAGCCGCCGCGACAGCACTGGCGGCAGTGGGCTGGGTTTGGGGTTGTTCATCTGCCACGGCATCGTGTCGGCGCACGGCGGGCAGATCGACGTCGAAAGCCGCCCGGGGGAAGGCTGCCGGTTCTGGGTGGAGCTGCCGAAGTAG
- the arsM gene encoding arsenite methyltransferase produces the protein MPEPSRPALDEIRLVVRDRYGAAARAVETGAATGGGCCGGAQVSPLVVTAYDPDALRDLPQEAVLAALGCGNPTALAALKPGEIVLDLGSGGGIDVLLSARRVGPTGFAYGLDMTDEMLELAERNRQQAGIENARFLKGHIEEIPLPDASVDVIISNCVINLSGDKDRVLREAWRVLRPSGRFAVADIVVRGRLLPPVRQSLSAWSACVGGALSEEEYREKLAAAGFIDISVEATRELTLDELMGDCCGGGGADLQALTTLQAEHGTLISAFIRARKP, from the coding sequence ATGCCTGAGCCATCTCGGCCCGCACTTGATGAGATCCGCCTGGTTGTCCGTGATCGATACGGGGCGGCGGCCCGGGCGGTTGAGACCGGCGCGGCAACGGGCGGCGGCTGTTGCGGCGGAGCACAGGTCAGCCCGCTCGTCGTGACCGCCTACGACCCTGACGCCCTGCGCGACCTGCCGCAGGAGGCCGTCCTGGCCGCGCTCGGCTGCGGCAACCCGACCGCGCTCGCGGCCCTGAAACCGGGCGAGATCGTGCTCGACCTCGGCTCGGGCGGCGGGATCGACGTGCTCCTCTCGGCCCGGCGGGTCGGCCCGACCGGCTTCGCCTACGGGCTCGACATGACCGACGAGATGCTGGAGCTGGCCGAGCGGAACCGGCAGCAGGCCGGTATCGAGAACGCGCGCTTCCTCAAGGGGCACATCGAGGAGATTCCCCTGCCCGACGCCAGCGTCGACGTCATCATCTCCAACTGCGTCATCAACCTCTCCGGCGATAAGGACCGCGTGCTGCGCGAGGCGTGGCGGGTGCTCCGGCCAAGCGGCCGGTTCGCGGTCGCCGACATCGTGGTGCGCGGTCGCCTGCTGCCCCCGGTACGGCAGAGCCTGAGCGCGTGGTCCGCCTGCGTCGGCGGAGCGCTCAGCGAGGAGGAGTACCGGGAAAAGCTCGCGGCGGCGGGGTTTATCGACATCTCCGTCGAGGCGACACGGGAATTGACCCTCGACGAGCTGATGGGCGATTGCTGTGGGGGCGGTGGTGCCGACCTGCAGGCGCTGACCACGCTCCAGGCGGAGCACGGCACTCTGATCTCGGCCTTCATCCGCGCCCGCAAGCCGTAG
- a CDS encoding DsbA family protein has product MSRQSEREARRSRRAERRLAAERAARRRRQMSIFGGLVAVALIAAVVLILLNRPQGSEDVSDIAVAPPPDASIPTNGRVMGQEGAPVHVVEWGDYQUPGCGYFTRAVKPQLIQEYVATGKITFEYRDFAFLGAESTRAAEAAFCAEDQGKFWQYHDTVFLNQRGENQGAFSEARLKEMARQVGLDMEAFNECYDNRTHKQDVEAMYNEAKEAGVTGTPSIMINGQLLQGWNGRWETLKAAIDQALGQ; this is encoded by the coding sequence ATGAGTCGCCAATCAGAGCGGGAGGCACGGCGCTCCCGCAGAGCGGAGCGCCGGCTGGCGGCGGAGCGAGCGGCGCGGCGACGGCGGCAGATGTCGATCTTTGGCGGTCTGGTCGCTGTCGCGTTGATCGCAGCCGTCGTGCTGATCCTGCTCAACCGGCCGCAGGGCAGCGAGGACGTCTCGGACATCGCGGTGGCGCCGCCGCCGGACGCGAGCATCCCGACCAACGGGCGCGTCATGGGGCAGGAAGGCGCGCCGGTCCACGTGGTGGAGTGGGGCGACTATCAATGACCAGGCTGTGGTTACTTCACCCGTGCGGTGAAGCCGCAGCTCATTCAGGAGTATGTCGCGACCGGGAAGATCACCTTTGAGTATCGCGATTTCGCCTTCCTGGGAGCGGAATCGACCCGCGCGGCCGAGGCAGCCTTCTGCGCCGAGGACCAGGGCAAGTTCTGGCAGTATCACGACACGGTCTTCCTGAACCAGCGCGGGGAGAATCAGGGCGCCTTCAGCGAGGCCCGGTTGAAGGAGATGGCGCGGCAAGTTGGCCTGGACATGGAAGCGTTCAACGAATGCTACGACAACCGGACGCACAAGCAGGACGTCGAGGCCATGTACAACGAGGCCAAAGAGGCCGGGGTCACCGGGACGCCGAGCATTATGATCAACGGCCAGCTCCTGCAGGGCTGGAACGGTCGCTGGGAGACGCTGAAGGCCGCGATCGATCAGGCACTGGGGCAGTGA
- the chrA gene encoding chromate efflux transporter yields the protein MTIATDEDASTTGTPGERGRAALREVAWVAVKLGFTAFGGPAAHIAMLRDEVVVRRRWVTEQHFLDLLGATNLIPGPNSTEMVIHTGYIRAGWRGLIAAGVGFIAPAALIVLAFAWTYARVGTTPEAEWLLYGIKPVIIAIVAQALWNLAKTAVKGVLAAAIGLGVLALALLGFNEIVLLFGGAALMLVLTLARRARRPPPVAALLPLVGAPIPAATAVAGTAPFSFLTLFLTFLKIGSVLFGSGYVLLAFLRNDFVLRLGWLTDQQLLDAVAVGQFTPGPVFTTATFVGYLVGGFPGAALATVGIFLPSFIFVAVLNPLIPRLRGSPWTGPLLDGVNVAALGLMAAVTWQLTRSAVVDPLTAALALAALVLLVRFRVNSAWLVLGGGLVGLITWLL from the coding sequence GTGACCATCGCGACGGACGAGGATGCATCCACGACCGGCACGCCAGGAGAGCGCGGTCGCGCGGCCCTGCGTGAGGTCGCATGGGTGGCGGTCAAACTCGGCTTCACCGCCTTCGGCGGACCGGCCGCGCACATCGCCATGCTGCGTGACGAAGTGGTCGTCCGCCGCCGCTGGGTGACGGAGCAGCACTTCCTCGACCTGCTCGGTGCGACCAACCTGATTCCCGGACCGAACTCAACCGAGATGGTGATCCACACCGGCTACATCCGCGCCGGGTGGCGGGGGTTGATCGCCGCCGGGGTCGGCTTCATCGCCCCCGCCGCGTTGATCGTCCTCGCCTTCGCCTGGACCTACGCCCGCGTCGGCACGACACCCGAGGCCGAATGGCTGCTCTACGGGATCAAGCCGGTCATCATCGCCATCGTGGCCCAGGCGCTCTGGAACCTGGCGAAAACCGCCGTCAAGGGCGTGCTGGCCGCCGCGATCGGCCTGGGGGTGCTCGCGCTGGCGCTGCTCGGGTTCAACGAGATCGTGCTCCTCTTCGGCGGTGCGGCACTGATGCTCGTGCTCACCCTCGCCCGCCGTGCGCGACGCCCCCCGCCGGTCGCCGCACTACTGCCGCTGGTCGGAGCCCCGATCCCGGCGGCGACAGCCGTGGCCGGCACGGCGCCGTTCAGCTTCCTGACGCTGTTCCTCACCTTCCTCAAGATCGGCTCGGTCCTCTTCGGCAGCGGCTACGTGCTGCTCGCCTTCCTCCGCAACGACTTCGTGCTGCGCCTCGGCTGGCTGACCGACCAGCAACTGCTAGACGCCGTCGCGGTCGGCCAGTTCACACCGGGACCGGTCTTCACCACCGCCACCTTCGTCGGTTACCTCGTCGGCGGGTTCCCCGGCGCGGCGCTGGCGACCGTGGGCATCTTCCTCCCCTCGTTCATCTTCGTCGCGGTGCTCAACCCGCTCATCCCCAGGCTCAGGGGATCCCCGTGGACCGGTCCATTGCTGGACGGGGTCAATGTCGCGGCCCTGGGGCTGATGGCAGCGGTCACCTGGCAGCTCACCCGCTCGGCCGTGGTCGACCCGCTCACGGCCGCGCTCGCCCTCGCCGCGCTGGTCCTGCTTGTGCGCTTCCGGGTCAACTCCGCCTGGCTGGTCCTCGGCGGCGGATTGGTCGGGCTCATCACGTGGCTATTGTGA
- a CDS encoding CaiB/BaiF CoA transferase family protein, translating into MSDATNPAGGARPQPLEGVRVLEFGQAVSSPLCTMLLGDLGADVVKIEPPHGDAARGYGPPFVAGESPYFLSVNRNKRSAVINLKHPEGAALVRTLAERADIIVTNFRPGVMERLGLGEESLRAVNPGLIFCQVSGYGPRGPYAGQPSYDQIAQGMSGLMSVTGTEESGPVRVGVAIADCLAALFATIGVLGAFAERQRTGLGQRVDTSLLGAVLGILTYQTGGYLAGGGDPKREGNDHPVAAPYGAFPVQDGHINIAVASEPVWRRLAEVLGHPEWVDDPRFRTNADRVRNRPALNALVTEALAGDTVDNWVARLNEAGVPCGPIWSIGQALESDVVRHLGIIQQVRHDRAGEIPLIGPAIELTATPPVIRRPPPLLGQHTAEVLAEIGVDEAEFARLREAGAVG; encoded by the coding sequence GTGAGCGACGCGACCAACCCGGCGGGCGGCGCGCGGCCGCAGCCGCTGGAAGGCGTGCGGGTGTTGGAGTTCGGGCAGGCGGTCTCCAGCCCGCTGTGCACGATGCTGCTGGGCGATCTCGGCGCCGACGTGGTCAAGATCGAGCCGCCGCACGGCGACGCCGCGCGGGGCTACGGCCCGCCCTTCGTCGCCGGGGAGAGCCCCTACTTCCTGTCGGTCAACCGGAACAAGCGCAGCGCGGTCATCAACCTGAAGCACCCGGAAGGCGCCGCGCTCGTCCGCACCCTGGCCGAGCGGGCGGACATCATCGTGACGAACTTCCGGCCGGGGGTGATGGAGCGCCTGGGGCTCGGGGAGGAGTCGCTGCGCGCGGTCAACCCCGGCCTGATCTTCTGCCAGGTCAGCGGCTACGGCCCGCGCGGTCCCTACGCCGGTCAGCCGTCCTACGACCAGATCGCGCAGGGGATGTCGGGGCTGATGAGCGTGACCGGCACGGAGGAGAGTGGGCCGGTGCGGGTCGGGGTGGCCATCGCCGACTGCCTGGCGGCGCTCTTCGCCACCATCGGGGTCCTGGGTGCCTTTGCTGAGCGGCAACGGACCGGGCTCGGGCAACGGGTCGACACCTCGCTCCTCGGCGCCGTGCTCGGCATCCTGACCTACCAGACCGGTGGTTATCTCGCCGGCGGCGGCGATCCCAAGCGCGAGGGGAACGACCACCCGGTCGCGGCGCCCTACGGTGCGTTCCCGGTCCAGGACGGCCACATCAACATCGCCGTCGCCAGTGAGCCGGTCTGGCGGCGGCTGGCTGAGGTGCTGGGCCACCCCGAGTGGGTTGACGATCCCCGCTTCCGTACCAATGCTGATCGGGTCCGCAACCGTCCGGCGCTCAACGCGCTGGTGACCGAGGCGCTGGCGGGCGACACGGTGGACAACTGGGTGGCACGGCTAAACGAGGCGGGCGTGCCGTGCGGGCCGATCTGGAGCATCGGGCAGGCACTGGAGAGCGACGTGGTGCGCCACCTGGGGATCATCCAGCAGGTGCGGCACGACCGGGCGGGAGAGATCCCGCTGATCGGCCCGGCCATCGAGCTGACCGCCACGCCGCCGGTCATCCGCCGCCCGCCGCCGCTGCTGGGCCAGCACACGGCCGAGGTGCTGGCCGAGATCGGGGTGGATGAGGCAGAGTTTGCCCGGCTGCGTGAAGCGGGGGCGGTTGGGTAG
- a CDS encoding MFS transporter, with protein sequence MRGRERRNAYSVYLIFAAASAFFYTLVFTVSAVYRVEQAGLNPFQLVLVGTVLEASVFLFEIPTGVVADVYSRRLSVIIGVFLVGAGFLLEGALPIFWTILLAQALWGIGYTFTSGAVNAWISDEIGEEGAGRAFLRGAQLGQAGALLATGVSVALASVRLNLPILAGGGCFALLGLYLILRMPERHFTPRPPEERSSWQSMRRTLRDGARTVRGRPVLITILTIGAIYGMASEAFDRLWPVHFLDNFTFPQIADFEPVVWFGIINAVAMVLSAGVTEIARRRVNTASHRGVARALLTINLLLIGSVALFGLAQGFTVALAAYWLTYLLRTTHDPLYTAWVNQRLEPRVRATVLSIASQADALGQIAGGPVLGAVATLASIPAAMIGVALAFVPSLGLYTRALRRPEEVEAVTPAAD encoded by the coding sequence ATGCGGGGTAGGGAGCGACGGAACGCCTACTCCGTCTATCTGATCTTCGCGGCCGCATCGGCCTTTTTCTACACGCTCGTCTTCACCGTCAGCGCGGTCTACCGGGTCGAGCAGGCCGGGCTCAACCCGTTCCAACTGGTGCTCGTCGGGACGGTGCTGGAAGCATCGGTCTTCCTGTTCGAGATCCCGACCGGCGTCGTGGCCGACGTCTACAGCCGCCGCCTGTCGGTCATCATCGGCGTCTTCCTGGTCGGCGCAGGGTTCCTGCTGGAGGGTGCCCTTCCCATCTTCTGGACGATCCTGCTGGCGCAGGCCCTCTGGGGGATCGGCTACACCTTCACCAGCGGCGCAGTCAACGCCTGGATCAGCGACGAGATCGGTGAGGAAGGCGCCGGGCGCGCCTTCCTCCGCGGCGCGCAACTGGGTCAGGCGGGCGCGCTGCTGGCGACGGGCGTCAGCGTCGCGCTCGCCAGCGTCCGGCTCAACCTGCCGATCCTGGCCGGCGGGGGCTGCTTCGCGCTGCTCGGCCTCTATCTCATCCTCCGGATGCCCGAACGGCATTTCACCCCTCGGCCGCCGGAGGAACGCTCCTCGTGGCAGTCGATGCGGCGCACCCTGCGCGATGGGGCCCGCACGGTTCGGGGCCGGCCGGTACTGATCACCATCCTTACGATCGGCGCCATCTACGGCATGGCCAGCGAGGCGTTCGACCGGCTCTGGCCGGTCCACTTCCTCGACAACTTCACCTTCCCGCAGATCGCCGACTTCGAGCCGGTCGTCTGGTTCGGCATTATCAACGCAGTGGCGATGGTCCTGAGCGCCGGGGTGACGGAGATCGCACGGCGCCGGGTCAACACCGCCAGTCACCGCGGCGTCGCGCGAGCGCTGCTGACGATCAACCTCCTGCTGATCGGCTCGGTCGCGCTCTTCGGCCTGGCCCAAGGCTTCACGGTCGCCCTGGCAGCCTACTGGCTGACCTACCTGCTGCGCACGACCCACGACCCGCTTTACACCGCCTGGGTCAACCAGCGGCTGGAGCCGCGGGTACGCGCCACGGTCCTCTCAATCGCCAGCCAGGCCGACGCCCTCGGCCAGATCGCCGGCGGCCCGGTACTCGGCGCGGTGGCCACGCTCGCCTCGATCCCGGCCGCCATGATCGGCGTGGCGCTCGCGTTCGTGCCCTCGCTCGGCCTGTACACCCGGGCGCTGCGCCGCCCCGAGGAGGTGGAAGCCGTCACCCCGGCAGCGGACTGA
- a CDS encoding AI-2E family transporter: MEGVDLDGDRPASRQRESVIQRAMPIYYALLFAILTAFGLYLLMRLSGVLLILFISLLFAAAAARPASQLERLRIPSGIAVLLVYLVAMAVVVAIGWFVLPPLFGQVATLVDEIPNYVDRYQAVRESWERLREQYPELEPFEEQVATAGSRLLSTVGSRLAELPSELFSLFLDVLSIFVISMLLVTTRGRLLSFILSLVSPDHRDTAERVMREMWDRIGYYVRAKLIVMTIIAVITYVALIIIGVPYAVLLSIVVGLGEAVPRIGPWLARIPLLTIAALQGWTTFLLVFGASLVIENAKGYAISPWVEGDQLDIHPLLVFVAVLVGAALLGVAGAFVAVPAAAMVQVMFEEVIIPWRRAQIAPEPAPDRVPEPAAREHEG, translated from the coding sequence ATGGAAGGCGTTGACCTGGACGGGGATCGGCCCGCTTCCCGGCAGCGCGAGTCGGTCATTCAGCGGGCCATGCCGATCTACTACGCGCTCCTGTTCGCCATCCTCACCGCGTTCGGGCTCTACCTGCTGATGCGCCTGAGTGGCGTGCTGCTGATCCTGTTCATCAGCCTCCTGTTCGCCGCGGCGGCGGCGCGCCCGGCGTCCCAGCTCGAGCGGCTACGCATACCGTCCGGCATCGCCGTGCTGTTGGTCTACCTGGTGGCGATGGCCGTCGTGGTGGCCATCGGCTGGTTTGTGCTGCCGCCCCTCTTCGGGCAGGTCGCCACGCTGGTGGATGAGATCCCCAACTACGTCGATCGCTACCAGGCCGTGCGGGAGAGCTGGGAGCGCCTGCGCGAGCAATACCCGGAACTGGAACCGTTCGAGGAACAGGTCGCCACGGCCGGCTCGCGACTGCTGAGCACCGTCGGCAGCCGGCTGGCCGAGTTGCCGAGCGAGTTGTTCAGTCTCTTTCTCGACGTCCTGAGCATCTTCGTCATCTCGATGCTGCTGGTCACGACGCGCGGTCGGCTGCTGAGCTTTATCCTGTCGCTGGTCAGCCCCGATCACCGCGACACCGCGGAGCGCGTGATGCGCGAGATGTGGGATCGTATCGGCTACTACGTGCGCGCCAAGCTGATCGTCATGACGATCATCGCGGTGATCACCTACGTGGCGCTGATCATCATCGGTGTGCCGTACGCGGTCCTGCTGTCGATCGTGGTGGGGCTCGGCGAGGCGGTGCCGCGCATTGGTCCGTGGCTGGCGCGCATCCCGCTGCTCACCATCGCGGCGCTCCAGGGGTGGACGACCTTCCTCCTGGTGTTCGGTGCCTCGCTCGTCATCGAGAACGCCAAGGGCTACGCCATCTCCCCCTGGGTGGAAGGTGACCAGCTCGACATCCACCCTCTGCTCGTCTTCGTAGCCGTACTGGTGGGGGCGGCGCTGCTCGGCGTTGCGGGTGCGTTCGTCGCCGTGCCGGCCGCGGCGATGGTGCAGGTCATGTTCGAGGAGGTGATCATCCCCTGGCGGCGCGCTCAGATCGCGCCGGAGCCCGCCCCGGATCGCGTCCCCGAGCCGGCCGCGCGCGAGCACGAGGGGTAG
- a CDS encoding serine hydrolase: MDGMTIDWSGVAAAVAAAEATGGTVGATIVAPGGETFRHNGDRRFRAASTVKIPLMIAVYRAVDAGERALTDRIVLRAADKAPGSGVLLHLHDGLELTLEDLVYLTISISDNTATNLLIDLVGLDAVNDVIASLGMRDSNLSRKMKGRPALPDEPENWATPDDYALAVQALLEGRAASQESCTAMLAMLEKQQNPRRIGRYVPEGEGIRWGSKTGSLTGVVNDVGFITTPAGTLVVAVFTENLPDLHAGEQAIGDITRAALQATGLIPPGAA; the protein is encoded by the coding sequence ATGGACGGGATGACGATCGACTGGTCTGGCGTAGCCGCGGCGGTTGCGGCAGCCGAAGCGACGGGAGGCACGGTAGGAGCGACCATCGTCGCACCCGGCGGTGAAACCTTCCGCCACAACGGCGACCGGCGCTTCCGCGCCGCGAGCACGGTGAAGATCCCGCTCATGATCGCCGTCTACCGCGCGGTGGACGCCGGGGAACGCGCGCTGACCGACCGGATCGTCCTGCGCGCTGCCGACAAGGCGCCCGGGAGCGGCGTGCTGCTGCACCTGCACGACGGGCTGGAGCTGACGCTGGAGGACCTCGTCTATCTCACCATCTCGATCAGCGACAACACCGCAACCAACCTGCTGATCGATCTCGTCGGCCTCGACGCGGTGAACGACGTGATCGCGTCGCTGGGCATGCGAGACTCGAACCTGAGCCGGAAGATGAAGGGGCGCCCGGCGCTCCCCGACGAGCCGGAGAACTGGGCCACGCCGGACGACTACGCCCTGGCCGTCCAGGCGCTGCTGGAGGGCCGTGCCGCGTCGCAGGAGTCCTGCACGGCGATGCTGGCGATGCTGGAGAAGCAGCAGAACCCGCGCCGGATCGGGCGCTACGTGCCCGAGGGTGAGGGCATCCGCTGGGGCTCGAAGACCGGCAGCCTGACCGGCGTGGTCAACGACGTCGGCTTCATCACCACCCCGGCCGGTACGCTCGTGGTTGCCGTCTTCACGGAGAACCTTCCCGACCTCCATGCCGGGGAGCAGGCGATCGGCGACATCACGCGCGCTGCACTGCAGGCGACGGGCCTCATTCCACCGGGGGCAGCCTAA